The nucleotide window GCGGACGCGCCAGACCGGGCGGGTGACCGGCACAATATTCGTCAGGCTCGAAACGGCAACGGTCGAGACCGTTCACGCTTGCGTCATCACGGCGAAAAGCCGCCTTCATCGAGGAATGCTTGCTCCTCGGGCGTGATGGCACGACCTAAAATCCGGTTGCGGTGAGGGAAACGCCCGAAGCGGCGGATGATGTCGGCGTGATGCTCGGCCCATTTCAGGCTTTCGGTATGGCCGGCCGCGCGCGACAGCTCGATACAGCGCAACTGGTCGCCCAGGTGCTCCGAATGCATGAAGGGCAGATAGAGGAATTCACGCAAGGCGGGATCGATCCGCACGTCCACGCCGCGATCGACGGCGCGGTGCGCCACCTCGCGCGCGAGGCGGTCGCTGGCGTAGGTCCTGATGTCGCCGCGGAACATGTTGCGGGGAAACTGGTCGAGCACGATGACGAGCGCCAGCGCGCCGTCATCGCTCGTCTCCCATGACGATAGTTCGCCGGCCGCCGCCTTCTGCCAAAGACCGAGAAAGCGCCGGTGCACCTCCGCATCGAAAGCGTCGTCGCGCATGTACCAGCGATCAGGGCCGGCGTCGCGCCAGAACGCCAGAATGTCGGCCGGCGCGACGGAAGCCTCGGTCATACAAGAACGCCCGGTGCGCCTTACGCCGCGGCCTTCTTCTCGTCGCGCAGTTCGCGGCGCAGGATCTTGCCGACATTGGTCTTCGGCAGATCGGTCCTGAACTCGATCTGCTTGGGGACCTTGTAGGCGGTGAGCTGCGTGGCGCAGTACTTGATGACGTCATCGGCGGTGAGGTTTTGGTCCTTCTTGACGATGAAGGCCTTTACCGCCTCGCCGGATTTGGCGTCGGCGACGCCGATCACCGCGCATTCCAGCACGCCCGGATGGCTGGCGATCACTTCCTCGATCTCGTTCGGATAGACGTTGAAGCCGGAGACCAGGATCATGTCCTTCTTGCGGTCGACGATCTTGGTGTAGCCCCGCTCGTCCATGACGCCGATGTCGCCGGTGCGGAAGAAGCCGTCCGCGGTCATGACGGCCGCAGTCTCTTCCGGCCGGTTCCAGTAGCCGGCCATCACTTGCGGACCCTTGGCGCAGATCTCGCCGGCTTCGCCGAGCGGCACTTCCTTGCCGTCGTCGTCGCGGATCGAGATGTAGGTCGAGGGCACCGGAATGCCGATCGAACCTGAGAACTGGTCGGTGTCCGCGGGATTGCAGGTCAGCGTCGGCGAGGTCTCGGACAAGCCATAGCCTTCGGACAGCGCGCAGCCGGTGACCTTGAGCCACTTCTCGGCGACGGGCTTCTGCGTCGCCATGCCACCGCCGAACGAGGTCTTCAGCTTGGAGAAGTCGAGCTTGTCGAAGCCGGGCGCGTTGAGCAGGGCGTTGTAGAGCGTGTTGACTGCCGGGAAGCTGTTTACCTGGTACTTCTGCAACTCCTTGATGAAGCCCGGTATGTCGCGCGGGTTCGGAATCAACAGGTTGACGCCGCCGGCGCGCATCGCCAGCAGGAAGCACGCCGTCAGCGCGAAGATGTGATAGAGCGGCAGCGCGCAGACGATGAAGAGCTGATCGACATGCGGCGGCTTCTTCAGCGCCGGCTGCAGCCAGGCGTCGTTCTGCAGCACGTTGGCGAGAATGTTGCGGTGGAGCAGGGTGGCGCCCTTGGAAACGCCCGTGGTGCCGCCGGTATATTGCAGGAAGGCGACGTCCTCGCGCGTGAGCTGCGGCTTGTTGAGCTTCATGCTACGGCCGGCGGCGAGCGCCTCGTTGAACGAGACAGAGCCTGGAAGCGACCAGGCCGGCACCATCTTCTTCACCTTGCGCACGACGAGGTTGACGATCACGCCCTT belongs to Bradyrhizobium icense and includes:
- a CDS encoding long-chain fatty acid--CoA ligase is translated as MERIWLKQYPAGVPAEIDVTQYSSLVELLEESFKKFADRKAFICMDKSISYRDLDEMSAALGAYLQSKGLQKGARVALMMPNVLQYPVSTAAVLRAGYAVVNVNPLYTPRELEHQLKDSGAEAIIVLENFATTVQQVIAKTSVKHVIVGSMGDLLGFKGVIVNLVVRKVKKMVPAWSLPGSVSFNEALAAGRSMKLNKPQLTREDVAFLQYTGGTTGVSKGATLLHRNILANVLQNDAWLQPALKKPPHVDQLFIVCALPLYHIFALTACFLLAMRAGGVNLLIPNPRDIPGFIKELQKYQVNSFPAVNTLYNALLNAPGFDKLDFSKLKTSFGGGMATQKPVAEKWLKVTGCALSEGYGLSETSPTLTCNPADTDQFSGSIGIPVPSTYISIRDDDGKEVPLGEAGEICAKGPQVMAGYWNRPEETAAVMTADGFFRTGDIGVMDERGYTKIVDRKKDMILVSGFNVYPNEIEEVIASHPGVLECAVIGVADAKSGEAVKAFIVKKDQNLTADDVIKYCATQLTAYKVPKQIEFRTDLPKTNVGKILRRELRDEKKAAA
- a CDS encoding DUF924 family protein, which translates into the protein MTEASVAPADILAFWRDAGPDRWYMRDDAFDAEVHRRFLGLWQKAAAGELSSWETSDDGALALVIVLDQFPRNMFRGDIRTYASDRLAREVAHRAVDRGVDVRIDPALREFLYLPFMHSEHLGDQLRCIELSRAAGHTESLKWAEHHADIIRRFGRFPHRNRILGRAITPEEQAFLDEGGFSP